A genome region from Dickeya chrysanthemi NCPPB 402 includes the following:
- the pelE1 gene encoding pectate lyase PelE1, whose amino-acid sequence MKNTRVRSIGTKSLLAAVVTAALMATSAYAAVETDAATTGWATQNGGTTGGAKAAKAVEVKNISDFKKALNGTDSSAKIIKVTGPIDISGGKAYTSFDDQKARSQISIPSNTTIIGVGSNGKFTNGSLVIKGVKNVILRNLYIETPVDVAPHYESGDGWNAEWDAAVIDNSTNVWVDHVTISDGSFTDDKYTTKDGEKYVQHDGALDIKKGSDYVTISYSRFELHDKTILIGHSDSNGSQDSGKLRVTFHNNVFDRVTERAPRVRFGSIHAYNNVYLGDVKHSVYPYLYSFGLGTSGSILSESNSFTLSNLKSIDGKNPECSIVKQFNSKVFSDKGSLVNGSTTTKLDTCGLTAYKPTLPYKYSAQTMTSSLATSINNNAGYGKL is encoded by the coding sequence ATGAAAAACACGCGTGTACGTTCTATCGGAACTAAAAGTTTACTGGCTGCCGTTGTAACAGCAGCACTGATGGCTACCTCTGCTTATGCGGCAGTAGAAACTGATGCCGCAACAACTGGCTGGGCAACGCAAAACGGCGGCACTACCGGTGGCGCAAAGGCAGCAAAAGCAGTTGAAGTAAAAAACATTAGCGACTTTAAAAAAGCCCTGAATGGAACCGACTCATCAGCCAAAATCATCAAAGTAACAGGGCCGATTGATATCAGTGGCGGCAAAGCCTACACCAGTTTCGATGATCAGAAAGCGCGTAGCCAGATCAGCATTCCGTCCAATACCACCATTATCGGTGTTGGCAGCAATGGTAAATTCACCAACGGTTCTCTGGTGATCAAAGGCGTAAAAAACGTTATCCTGCGTAACCTGTATATTGAAACGCCGGTAGACGTAGCACCGCATTATGAAAGTGGGGATGGCTGGAACGCCGAGTGGGATGCAGCCGTTATCGACAACTCTACCAACGTCTGGGTTGACCACGTCACCATCAGCGATGGTAGCTTCACCGACGACAAATACACCACCAAAGATGGTGAAAAATACGTTCAGCACGACGGCGCACTGGATATCAAGAAAGGGTCTGACTACGTCACCATTTCTTACAGCCGCTTCGAACTGCACGACAAAACTATCCTGATCGGCCACAGCGACAGCAACGGCTCTCAGGATTCCGGCAAACTGCGCGTCACCTTCCACAACAACGTGTTCGACCGCGTGACTGAACGTGCCCCGCGCGTACGTTTCGGTAGCATCCACGCTTACAACAACGTTTATCTGGGCGACGTGAAACACAGCGTCTATCCGTACCTGTACAGCTTCGGCCTGGGCACCAGCGGCAGCATCCTGTCTGAGTCCAACTCCTTCACGCTCTCCAACCTGAAGAGCATTGATGGTAAAAACCCAGAATGTAGCATCGTGAAGCAATTCAACAGCAAGGTGTTCTCCGATAAAGGCTCACTGGTTAACGGCTCAACCACCACCAAGCTGGATACCTGTGGTCTGACGGCGTACAAACCGACTCTGCCGTACAAATATTCGGCTCAGACCATGACCAGCAGCCTGGCTACCAGCATCAACAACAACGCAGGTTACGGCAAACTGTAA
- a CDS encoding ABC transporter substrate-binding protein codes for MLKKSWRHILLATTLTTCFASLATQYPLTITDIDGQSVTIQQEPQRVVLQDGRDIMALALLDRDNPFHRLVAWNNLPKKQDTATWDVLKSKWPQSEGILDMGFSDKGEVELESILAKKPDLMIAQLRAKPALMENGVIGKLNALHIPLVFVDYEINPAQNTASSVDLLGKMLNREENAKAYTDFYRQHFADIQKVTTGITPQPTVFIEPIAGNSDACCFTHAHNGWGGLLEAIGAKNIGSGLLPGASGFVSLEKVISEKPDTYIMTGSKRGNGTSKILPFGYSASDSDIQDKAKALLSRTGIDQIPAIKAGQVYGVYHHFYNHPYNIVGMEYLAKAVYPKQFGSLNPDDSYHYIVRHFTTLPDNNFVFARKLAE; via the coding sequence ATGTTAAAGAAATCATGGCGTCACATTTTGCTGGCAACCACACTGACAACCTGTTTCGCCAGCCTCGCCACCCAGTATCCCCTCACGATTACGGATATCGACGGACAAAGCGTCACTATCCAACAGGAACCGCAGCGCGTTGTGTTACAAGACGGCCGCGATATCATGGCGCTGGCGCTGCTGGATCGCGATAATCCGTTCCACCGTCTTGTTGCCTGGAATAACTTGCCCAAAAAACAAGACACTGCCACCTGGGATGTACTGAAAAGCAAATGGCCGCAGTCCGAAGGCATTCTGGACATGGGCTTCAGCGACAAAGGCGAAGTGGAACTGGAAAGTATTCTGGCTAAAAAACCGGATCTGATGATTGCCCAACTGCGCGCAAAGCCGGCTTTAATGGAGAATGGCGTCATCGGTAAGCTGAATGCGTTGCACATTCCGCTGGTGTTCGTGGATTATGAAATCAACCCGGCGCAAAACACCGCATCCAGTGTTGATTTGCTCGGCAAAATGCTGAACCGCGAAGAAAACGCCAAAGCCTATACTGATTTTTATCGCCAGCATTTTGCCGATATCCAAAAAGTCACGACCGGCATCACCCCCCAACCCACCGTCTTTATCGAACCTATCGCTGGCAACTCTGACGCGTGCTGCTTCACTCACGCCCACAATGGCTGGGGTGGTTTGTTAGAAGCCATCGGTGCGAAAAATATCGGTTCCGGACTGCTGCCGGGCGCATCAGGCTTTGTCTCATTGGAAAAAGTGATCAGCGAAAAACCCGATACCTACATCATGACCGGATCCAAACGCGGCAATGGCACCAGTAAAATCCTGCCGTTTGGTTATAGCGCCAGCGACAGCGATATTCAGGACAAAGCCAAAGCTCTGCTGAGCCGCACCGGCATTGATCAGATCCCGGCGATTAAAGCCGGCCAGGTCTATGGGGTTTACCACCATTTCTATAACCACCCGTATAACATTGTCGGCATGGAGTATCTGGCTAAAGCGGTGTATCCGAAGCAGTTCGGTTCGTTGAACCCGGACGATAGCTATCATTACATCGTTCGCCATTTTACTACCCTGCCTGACAACAACTTTGTATTTGCCCGTAAACTGGCCGAGTAA
- the glyA gene encoding serine hydroxymethyltransferase, with protein MLKREMNIADYDAELWQAMQQEVVRQEEHIELIASENYTSPRVMQAQGSQLTNKYAEGYPGKRYYGGCEYVDVVEQLAIDRAKELFGADYANVQPHSGSQANFAVYTALLQPGDTILGMNLAHGGHLTHGSPVNLSGKLYNVVPYGIDDSGKINYDEMAELARTHKPKMIVGGFSAYSGIVDWAKMREIADSIGAYLFVDMAHVAGLIAAGVYPNPVPHAHIVTTTTHKTLAGPRGGLILAKGGDEELYKKLNSAVFPGGQGGPLMHVIAGKAVALKEAMEPEFKTYQQQVAKNAKAMVEVFLSRGFNVVSGGTENHLFLLDLVSKNLTGKEADAALGRANITVNKNSVPNDPKSPFVTSGIRIGTPAATRRGFKEAEVRELAGWICDVLDNINDEAVIERVKQKVLDICARFPVYA; from the coding sequence ATGTTAAAGCGTGAAATGAACATTGCCGATTACGATGCCGAGCTATGGCAAGCAATGCAGCAAGAAGTGGTGCGTCAGGAAGAGCACATTGAACTGATTGCGTCAGAAAACTATACCAGTCCACGCGTCATGCAGGCCCAGGGGTCTCAGCTGACTAACAAATACGCCGAAGGGTATCCGGGCAAACGCTACTACGGCGGTTGCGAATACGTCGACGTGGTTGAACAACTGGCGATCGATCGCGCTAAAGAACTGTTCGGCGCCGATTATGCCAACGTGCAGCCGCACTCCGGTTCTCAGGCTAACTTCGCCGTCTATACTGCATTGCTGCAGCCGGGCGACACCATTCTGGGTATGAATCTGGCGCACGGTGGCCACCTGACCCACGGCTCTCCGGTTAACCTGTCCGGTAAGCTGTATAACGTCGTGCCTTACGGCATTGATGACAGCGGCAAAATCAACTACGACGAAATGGCCGAACTGGCGCGCACTCACAAGCCGAAAATGATCGTGGGCGGCTTCTCTGCGTATTCCGGCATCGTTGACTGGGCGAAGATGCGTGAAATCGCCGATAGCATCGGCGCTTATTTGTTCGTCGACATGGCGCACGTCGCCGGTCTGATCGCTGCCGGCGTTTACCCGAACCCGGTTCCGCACGCACACATCGTGACCACCACCACCCACAAAACGCTGGCCGGCCCGCGTGGCGGCTTGATTCTGGCCAAAGGCGGCGACGAAGAACTGTACAAGAAACTGAATTCCGCCGTATTCCCGGGCGGTCAGGGCGGCCCGCTGATGCATGTTATCGCGGGTAAAGCTGTAGCGCTGAAAGAAGCGATGGAGCCGGAATTCAAAACTTACCAGCAGCAGGTAGCGAAAAACGCCAAGGCGATGGTGGAAGTGTTCCTGTCCCGCGGGTTCAACGTGGTGTCCGGCGGTACTGAAAACCACCTGTTCCTGCTGGATCTGGTCAGCAAGAACCTGACCGGTAAAGAAGCTGACGCCGCGCTGGGCCGTGCCAATATCACCGTAAACAAAAACAGCGTGCCGAACGATCCGAAGAGCCCGTTCGTGACCTCCGGTATCCGTATCGGTACGCCGGCGGCCACCCGCCGCGGCTTCAAGGAAGCGGAAGTGCGTGAACTGGCCGGCTGGATTTGCGATGTGCTGGATAACATCAATGACGAAGCCGTTATCGAGCGCGTCAAACAGAAAGTGCTGGATATCTGCGCCCGTTTCCCGGTTTACGCCTGA
- a CDS encoding 3-phenylpropionate MFS transporter, with protein MVLQSTSWLALGYFTYFFSYGIFLPFWGGWLKGEGLSAEAIGILLGAGLVARFVGSLFITPLVKDPARLITVLRGLALLSLLAFIGFWLGSAWLWLMLVMVGFNLFFAPLIPLTDALAATWQKQMPLDYGRVRVWGSVAFVIGSAVTGQLVSVWGHQAILVTLAAGLLSMLLGMALRPHVMPASVKRHQTQTTATPWRVLLRESAIWRFLLCVSLLQGAHAAYYGFSVIYWQQAGYSAAVIGYLWSLSVVAEIVIFAFSRRLFRHWSASGLLVLSAVCSVVRWSLMGATVSLPWLIVMQILHCGTFTVCHLAAMRFISSRHDADVLRLQAAYSALGTGGAVAVMTVVSGFLFEYLQGGTFWLMALLVLPVFMLCTQVSARSRWGRRPAGNGENGQDK; from the coding sequence ATGGTTTTGCAATCCACATCCTGGCTGGCGCTCGGCTATTTCACCTATTTCTTCAGTTATGGCATTTTCCTGCCCTTTTGGGGCGGCTGGCTCAAAGGCGAAGGGTTATCCGCCGAGGCGATCGGCATTCTGCTTGGCGCCGGGCTGGTGGCGCGATTTGTCGGTAGCCTGTTTATTACACCGTTGGTGAAAGACCCCGCCCGATTGATTACCGTACTGAGGGGATTGGCGTTGTTGTCGCTGTTGGCTTTCATCGGCTTCTGGCTGGGCAGCGCCTGGTTATGGTTGATGCTGGTGATGGTCGGTTTCAACCTGTTCTTTGCACCGTTGATTCCGCTTACCGATGCGCTGGCGGCGACCTGGCAAAAACAGATGCCTCTGGATTACGGTCGGGTGAGGGTGTGGGGCTCGGTAGCGTTTGTGATTGGCTCCGCCGTTACCGGGCAACTGGTGTCGGTCTGGGGGCATCAGGCGATTCTGGTCACTCTGGCGGCGGGGCTGTTATCGATGCTGCTGGGGATGGCGCTGCGGCCGCATGTGATGCCGGCTTCCGTTAAGCGTCACCAGACGCAAACAACCGCCACGCCGTGGCGTGTTCTGCTGCGCGAGTCGGCGATTTGGCGTTTTTTACTCTGTGTGTCGTTGTTGCAGGGGGCTCACGCCGCCTATTACGGCTTTAGCGTGATTTACTGGCAACAAGCGGGGTATTCGGCGGCGGTTATCGGTTATCTGTGGTCGCTTAGCGTGGTGGCGGAAATTGTCATTTTTGCGTTCAGTCGTCGTCTGTTCCGGCATTGGAGTGCGTCCGGGTTGTTGGTCTTGTCCGCGGTGTGCAGTGTGGTGCGTTGGAGCCTGATGGGAGCCACGGTGTCGTTGCCGTGGTTGATCGTGATGCAGATCTTGCATTGCGGCACGTTCACGGTTTGCCATCTGGCCGCAATGCGGTTTATCTCTTCACGCCACGATGCTGACGTACTGCGTTTACAGGCTGCCTATTCGGCGTTGGGGACTGGCGGCGCCGTCGCCGTGATGACGGTGGTATCCGGTTTTCTGTTTGAGTATCTGCAGGGTGGAACCTTCTGGCTTATGGCACTGCTGGTATTGCCGGTCTTTATGTTGTGTACGCAGGTGAGTGCTCGCTCGCGCTGGGGACGCCGACCTGCCGGTAATGGCGAAAATGGTCAGGATAAATAA
- the pelA gene encoding pectate lyase PelA: MMNKASGRSFTRSSKYLLATLIAGMMASGVSAAELVSDKALESAPTVGWASQNGFTTGGAAATSDNIYIVTNISEFTSALSAGAEAKIIQIKGTIDISGGTPYTDFADQKARSQINIPANTTVIGLGTDAKFINGSLIIDGTDGTNNVIIRNVYIQTPIDVEPHYEKGDGWNAEWDAMNITNGAHHVWIDHVTISDGNFTDDMYTTKDGETYVQHDGALDIKRGSDYVTISNSLIDQHDKTMLIGHNDTNSAQDKGKLHVTLFNNVFNRVTERAPRVRYGSIHSFNNVFKGDAKDPVYRYQYSFGIGTSGSVLSEGNSFTIANLSASKACKVVKKFNGSIFSDNGSVLNGSAVDLSGCGFSAYTSKIPYIYDVQPMTTELAQSITDNAGSGKL, from the coding sequence ATGATGAACAAAGCTTCAGGACGTTCTTTTACCCGCTCTTCAAAATATCTGCTGGCTACCTTGATCGCCGGTATGATGGCCTCTGGTGTTTCCGCTGCCGAGTTGGTTAGCGATAAAGCGTTGGAATCTGCCCCCACCGTCGGCTGGGCGTCGCAGAATGGTTTCACGACCGGCGGTGCCGCTGCAACCAGCGACAATATCTACATCGTCACGAATATCAGCGAATTCACCAGTGCCCTTAGCGCCGGTGCAGAGGCAAAGATCATTCAAATTAAAGGGACGATCGATATCAGCGGCGGTACGCCTTACACCGATTTCGCGGATCAAAAAGCCCGTAGCCAGATTAACATTCCAGCCAATACTACGGTTATCGGGCTTGGCACCGACGCTAAATTCATCAACGGCTCTCTGATTATTGACGGTACGGACGGCACCAATAACGTCATCATCCGTAACGTCTATATCCAGACGCCGATTGACGTAGAACCGCACTACGAAAAAGGTGATGGCTGGAACGCCGAGTGGGACGCCATGAATATCACCAATGGCGCACACCATGTGTGGATCGATCATGTCACCATCAGTGACGGTAACTTCACCGACGACATGTACACCACCAAAGACGGTGAAACCTACGTGCAGCATGACGGCGCTCTGGATATCAAGCGCGGTTCCGACTACGTAACCATCTCAAACAGCCTGATCGACCAGCACGACAAAACCATGCTGATCGGCCACAACGACACGAACTCCGCTCAGGACAAAGGCAAGCTGCATGTCACGCTGTTCAACAACGTATTCAATCGCGTAACCGAACGCGCGCCTCGCGTACGTTACGGCAGCATCCACAGCTTCAACAACGTTTTCAAAGGTGATGCGAAAGATCCGGTATACCGTTACCAATACAGCTTTGGTATCGGTACCAGCGGCAGCGTGTTGTCCGAAGGCAACAGCTTCACGATTGCAAACCTGAGCGCCAGCAAAGCATGCAAAGTTGTGAAGAAATTCAACGGCTCCATCTTCTCTGACAACGGTTCCGTCCTGAACGGCAGCGCCGTCGATCTGTCTGGTTGCGGTTTCAGCGCCTACACCAGCAAGATCCCTTACATTTACGATGTTCAGCCGATGACGACCGAACTGGCGCAGTCCATTACGGACAACGCCGGCTCTGGCAAACTGTAA
- a CDS encoding nickel/cobalt transporter translates to MPVNRLRILRSYLRWWPLALFILLMGVAAWQALVWWSSILLQSIEWQRSLHQQMSDLMEQVQARPHQAGWTLVMFSLVYGVLHAVGPGHGKVVIATYLATHPSRLKSSLQLTLASALLQGLVAVVLVTLVLAVLQLSSKALHIGSFWMEKSSFVLVIVLGGWLCLRALRRLSATLFPRVRPRLHALTPIAAPTAAERLAPPARRHRHDEHCGCSHQHVPAADALNQCDGWRTRLMVVLAMGLRPCSGAILVLLFAKVLGVFFWGVISALTMALGTALTVSLLGMAVLFCRRQLERLSRNGTASRWQLLFWSALSLAGGIMLTFAGIVLYLTTQPEVAGGIRPLMG, encoded by the coding sequence ATGCCAGTAAATCGCCTGCGCATTCTCCGAAGTTATTTACGCTGGTGGCCGCTGGCGCTGTTTATATTGCTGATGGGTGTGGCCGCATGGCAGGCACTGGTCTGGTGGTCATCGATTCTGCTGCAAAGCATTGAATGGCAGCGGTCGCTGCATCAGCAGATGTCGGATTTGATGGAGCAGGTGCAGGCGCGGCCCCATCAGGCCGGCTGGACGCTGGTGATGTTCAGTCTGGTGTACGGTGTGTTGCATGCTGTTGGCCCGGGTCATGGCAAAGTGGTGATCGCGACCTATCTGGCGACCCATCCGTCCCGGCTGAAAAGCAGTTTGCAGTTGACCCTGGCTTCCGCCTTGCTGCAAGGACTGGTGGCCGTGGTGTTGGTCACCCTAGTGCTGGCGGTATTGCAACTTTCCAGCAAAGCATTGCACATCGGCAGCTTCTGGATGGAAAAGAGTAGTTTTGTGCTGGTGATCGTTCTGGGCGGCTGGCTGTGCTTACGCGCATTGCGGCGCTTGTCGGCAACGCTATTCCCTCGTGTCAGACCTCGCCTTCATGCCCTAACGCCGATTGCGGCGCCGACGGCGGCAGAACGATTGGCGCCGCCAGCCAGACGCCATCGACATGATGAACACTGCGGTTGCAGCCACCAGCATGTGCCGGCGGCAGATGCGCTCAACCAGTGCGACGGTTGGCGTACTCGCCTGATGGTCGTGTTGGCGATGGGGCTGCGCCCGTGTTCCGGCGCAATACTGGTGCTGCTGTTCGCCAAAGTTCTGGGGGTGTTTTTCTGGGGGGTGATCTCAGCCCTGACCATGGCGCTGGGAACGGCGCTTACCGTTTCGCTGCTGGGGATGGCCGTATTGTTTTGTCGCCGTCAGTTGGAGCGCCTGAGTCGTAACGGTACAGCTTCACGCTGGCAGCTTCTGTTTTGGTCCGCCTTGTCGCTGGCGGGGGGAATCATGCTGACTTTTGCCGGTATTGTGCTGTATCTCACTACGCAACCTGAGGTGGCGGGAGGCATTCGCCCGTTGATGGGGTAA
- a CDS encoding FecCD family ABC transporter permease, with protein sequence MAVLAVAIVASLLLDFVLGPSGLPLDVLWQTLTDPANADAGSRVIVWDIRLPYALMAVVVGLALGLAGAEMQTILNNPLASPFTLGVSSAAAFGAALAIVLGIGIPGVPAQWFISANAFLFALLAALLLDGITRWTKVATSGVVLFGIALVFTFNALVSILQFIANEDTLQGLVFWTMGSLARSSWEKLGILLAVLAVVMPLSMMSSWKLTALRLGEDRAISFGINVRRLRLATLLRISFLSALSVAFVGPIGFIGLVAPHIARMIFGEDHRFYLPASALTGALVLSLASVASKNLLPGIIIPVGIVTSLVGVPFFLSIILRNRGNV encoded by the coding sequence ATGGCAGTGCTGGCCGTGGCGATTGTAGCGTCCTTGCTGCTGGACTTTGTGCTCGGCCCTTCCGGCTTGCCGCTGGATGTGTTATGGCAGACGCTGACCGACCCGGCAAATGCGGATGCCGGCAGCCGCGTTATCGTCTGGGATATCCGCCTGCCGTATGCGCTGATGGCGGTGGTGGTTGGTCTGGCGCTGGGGCTGGCGGGGGCGGAGATGCAAACCATCCTGAATAACCCGCTGGCTAGTCCATTCACGTTGGGTGTGTCCTCTGCGGCGGCATTCGGCGCAGCGCTGGCCATCGTATTGGGAATCGGTATACCGGGTGTTCCGGCGCAATGGTTCATTTCGGCCAATGCCTTCCTGTTCGCACTGCTGGCGGCGCTGCTGTTGGACGGGATTACCCGTTGGACCAAGGTGGCGACTTCCGGCGTGGTGTTGTTCGGGATTGCACTGGTCTTCACCTTTAACGCGCTGGTATCCATTCTGCAATTCATCGCCAACGAAGATACGCTGCAAGGACTGGTGTTCTGGACCATGGGCAGTCTGGCCCGCTCATCCTGGGAAAAACTCGGTATTCTGCTGGCGGTGCTAGCCGTGGTGATGCCGCTGTCAATGATGAGCTCGTGGAAGCTGACCGCGTTGCGTTTAGGCGAAGATCGCGCCATCAGCTTCGGCATCAACGTACGCCGTTTGCGTCTGGCGACACTGCTGCGCATTAGCTTCCTGTCGGCGCTGTCGGTTGCGTTCGTCGGGCCGATTGGTTTTATTGGTCTGGTCGCGCCGCATATTGCCCGTATGATTTTTGGCGAGGATCACCGCTTTTATCTACCAGCCAGCGCTCTGACCGGCGCACTGGTGTTGTCGCTGGCCTCTGTCGCCTCTAAAAACCTGCTGCCGGGGATCATTATTCCGGTAGGGATTGTCACCTCGCTGGTCGGGGTTCCTTTCTTCCTCAGCATTATTCTGCGTAACCGGGGGAATGTATGA
- a CDS encoding DUF1007 family protein, whose amino-acid sequence MLHYNISGFSCRWVSCLLLMIMAVSGPALAHPHSFIDMTTTVEGKDDLITGLRMSWTMDPITSADLLYDAGNAAKDSEVWKKLAAEVMANVLGQHYFTDIYRNGKPVKYQSLPTEYHLSRSGNKAVLEFVLPLAHPQPLAGAPLLISTYDPTYFVDMSYKDDNAIQIGAALAARCKATLVTPKPDASLQSYALSLDKNAKPSKDRELGKQFAQQVTLQCQ is encoded by the coding sequence ATGTTACATTATAACATTTCGGGCTTTTCATGCCGTTGGGTAAGCTGCCTGCTATTGATGATAATGGCGGTTTCCGGTCCGGCGCTGGCCCATCCACATAGTTTTATCGATATGACAACCACCGTGGAAGGGAAAGATGACCTGATCACCGGGTTGCGCATGAGCTGGACCATGGATCCTATCACCTCTGCGGATTTGCTTTACGATGCCGGCAACGCCGCTAAAGATTCTGAAGTATGGAAGAAACTGGCAGCAGAAGTGATGGCGAATGTGCTGGGGCAGCATTACTTTACTGATATCTATCGGAATGGAAAGCCTGTGAAATACCAGTCGTTACCAACGGAATATCACCTTTCCCGTTCGGGCAATAAAGCGGTGCTGGAATTCGTGTTGCCGCTGGCTCATCCACAGCCGCTGGCGGGGGCACCGCTACTGATTTCCACGTATGACCCGACTTACTTTGTTGATATGTCGTATAAAGACGACAACGCGATTCAGATTGGCGCTGCGCTGGCTGCTCGCTGTAAAGCGACGCTGGTGACGCCTAAACCGGATGCGTCGCTCCAGTCCTATGCGTTGTCGTTGGATAAAAATGCCAAACCGTCCAAAGATAGGGAACTGGGAAAACAGTTTGCTCAGCAGGTTACGCTGCAATGCCAGTAA
- a CDS encoding ABC transporter ATP-binding protein: protein MSHNGLSISHFSAGYLKRSIINDLSVPLLPRGKITVLLGPNGSGKSTLLRALAGLGQAQGDLLLDDANLMQLPFAKRAEKVVYLPQSLPAGVHLHVLESIIVAQRASGGLHHNSNEDEVLALLRQLGISHLAMSYLDQLSGGQKQLVGLAQSLIRQPSLLLLDEPLSALDLNYQFHVMDLVRQETRKRNIVTVVVVHDINIALRHGDHVLMLKDGKLIANGEPAEVISEDSLAQVYGVRGRIERCSQGIPQVMIDGLVTAPTL from the coding sequence ATGAGTCACAACGGACTGTCGATTTCTCATTTTTCCGCGGGTTATCTTAAGCGAAGCATTATTAACGATCTCTCGGTGCCGCTGTTGCCGCGCGGTAAGATCACGGTGCTACTGGGGCCAAACGGCAGCGGTAAATCGACGCTGCTGCGTGCGCTGGCGGGTTTGGGGCAAGCCCAAGGCGACCTGCTGTTGGATGACGCTAACCTGATGCAGTTGCCGTTCGCCAAACGGGCGGAAAAAGTGGTGTATTTGCCGCAGTCGCTGCCTGCCGGCGTACATCTTCACGTGCTGGAGTCGATCATCGTCGCCCAGCGTGCCTCCGGTGGGCTGCACCACAACAGCAACGAAGACGAGGTGCTGGCGCTGCTCAGGCAACTGGGCATTTCGCATCTGGCGATGAGCTATCTGGACCAGCTTTCCGGCGGTCAGAAACAGTTGGTCGGATTGGCGCAGTCGCTGATCCGTCAGCCGTCATTACTCTTGTTGGATGAACCGCTCAGCGCACTTGACCTCAACTACCAGTTCCACGTGATGGACCTGGTGCGTCAGGAAACCCGCAAGCGCAATATCGTGACGGTGGTGGTGGTGCACGACATCAATATCGCGCTGCGCCATGGCGACCACGTGCTGATGCTGAAAGACGGCAAACTGATTGCCAACGGCGAGCCGGCCGAGGTCATCAGTGAAGACAGCCTGGCACAGGTATACGGTGTACGCGGCCGTATAGAGCGTTGTTCCCAAGGGATCCCGCAAGTGATGATCGATGGACTGGTGACGGCACCGACGCTGTAA
- a CDS encoding ABC transporter substrate-binding protein: protein MQKWLCAIGMVLGLVSAVKAAPIVVEDVSGRKVEIKSDVKRVILGEGRQIYLLAAFDTEAPFQRVVGWRDDLPKADYDGYLAYEHKYPQIKQLPTFGGAKDGTFNVEQAVNLKPDLVLMNLEAKAATDEAKLIEKLSGLGIPVVFIDFREKPFENAEKSIRIMGQLLGKPARAEEIVQFRRQQIELVTERLKNYQGPRPKVMIDRAGGYDEECCMSFGNENFGKMVEAAGGINIAKGIIPGTFGTLNPEQIISARPDVVIVTGANWKNYNTANGWVGVGPGADKQQALQRLQKLMERSAFKTLPVATNGKAHAIWHQFYDSPYQFVAIQVMAKWLHPDLFKDIDPDATFRTFHEKFLPLPYQPGYWVTLPAKS from the coding sequence ATGCAAAAGTGGTTGTGTGCCATTGGCATGGTGTTGGGGTTAGTTTCGGCAGTCAAAGCCGCTCCGATCGTGGTGGAAGACGTAAGCGGCAGAAAAGTTGAGATTAAGTCTGATGTTAAGCGTGTGATTCTGGGGGAAGGGCGACAGATTTATCTGCTGGCAGCGTTTGATACCGAGGCGCCGTTCCAGCGCGTGGTCGGCTGGCGAGATGATTTGCCGAAGGCCGACTATGACGGCTATCTGGCGTATGAGCATAAATATCCGCAGATTAAACAATTACCCACTTTCGGCGGCGCCAAAGACGGTACTTTCAACGTTGAGCAGGCGGTGAATCTGAAGCCGGATCTGGTGCTGATGAATCTGGAAGCGAAAGCCGCTACCGATGAAGCCAAGCTGATTGAAAAACTCAGCGGCCTGGGCATTCCGGTGGTGTTTATCGACTTTCGTGAAAAGCCGTTTGAAAACGCCGAGAAAAGCATCCGCATCATGGGCCAACTGCTGGGCAAACCAGCACGCGCCGAAGAGATCGTGCAGTTCCGTCGCCAGCAGATTGAACTTGTGACCGAGCGCCTGAAGAACTATCAGGGGCCGCGTCCGAAAGTGATGATCGACCGTGCCGGTGGCTATGACGAAGAGTGTTGTATGTCGTTCGGCAATGAAAACTTTGGGAAAATGGTGGAGGCCGCCGGCGGCATCAATATCGCCAAGGGAATTATTCCCGGTACTTTCGGCACCCTGAATCCGGAGCAGATTATCAGTGCGCGCCCGGACGTGGTGATCGTCACCGGGGCCAACTGGAAAAACTACAACACCGCCAATGGTTGGGTGGGCGTCGGGCCGGGAGCCGACAAACAGCAAGCGTTGCAGCGCCTGCAGAAACTGATGGAGCGTTCGGCATTCAAAACCTTACCCGTGGCTACCAACGGCAAGGCCCATGCTATATGGCATCAATTTTATGACAGCCCGTATCAGTTTGTGGCGATTCAGGTAATGGCGAAATGGCTGCATCCGGATTTATTCAAAGACATCGATCCTGATGCGACTTTCCGTACTTTCCATGAGAAATTCCTGCCGCTGCCGTATCAGCCGGGTTATTGGGTGACGCTGCCAGCGAAATCCTGA